A genome region from Saccharicrinis carchari includes the following:
- a CDS encoding PepSY-like domain-containing protein yields MKSIKLLAIAFLFAGIAAAQDVHQNQVPSVVVNSFKKEFPKASDVEWDRQGDQYNVEFEIGFFDDYEAWFSATGKLIRYTQDISSSKLPKAVKEAIKNQYKGYRIDDAEKITENKAVSYSVEIEKGNDELELVFSADGKLIKP; encoded by the coding sequence ATGAAGTCGATTAAATTATTAGCCATAGCTTTTCTGTTCGCAGGCATTGCAGCGGCTCAAGACGTACATCAAAACCAAGTGCCTTCGGTAGTAGTAAACAGCTTTAAAAAAGAGTTTCCAAAAGCGAGCGATGTAGAATGGGATCGCCAGGGCGACCAATACAATGTTGAATTTGAAATCGGTTTTTTCGATGACTACGAGGCCTGGTTCAGCGCCACAGGCAAACTGATAAGATATACCCAAGATATATCGAGCAGTAAATTACCCAAAGCGGTAAAAGAGGCCATTAAAAACCAATACAAAGGCTACCGTATCGATGATGCAGAAAAAATTACCGAAAACAAGGCAGTAAGCTACAGCGTGGAAATTGAAAAAGGAAACGACGAGCTTGAGCTTGTTTTTTCGGCCGATGGAAAATTAATTAAACCTTAA
- a CDS encoding sensor histidine kinase: MKLLNISLLYLSFAFFVIIGIWSLIFYYNLKDEIRDSIDDGLDNNRILIIQKVHTDSTLLLQKEFGGNNFKIYPTSKQTALQVKDTYKDTLMYRLNENDLEPVRILHTAFEYENKYYGLHIISSLVEEDDLIEDSFWSVVWLFVILVGSIIVINNVVLRKVWHPFYDILSYLKTYRLDAQASPINISTNTKEFIELQKASNALIRHATEAYTSQKQFTENASHELQTPLAIIINKLELLLESEDLKHADAQAIASIIKIADRLTQLNKSLLLLAKIENKQFTNTKAIIINELGHQYKSNFEEFTYYKEIDINIEEVELLKVNMDPTLAEILILNLTKNAVFHNVKGGQIKMYFTRQEFRICNTSNGIPLYAEKIFKRFTKEAKKTDSTGIGLALCKAICDFYDMHLSYEFSQNEHCFSVNFKKIMEPQ, translated from the coding sequence ATGAAACTCCTCAACATCTCCCTACTTTATCTTTCGTTTGCCTTTTTTGTGATTATTGGAATTTGGTCACTCATATTTTATTATAATTTAAAAGATGAGATAAGAGACAGCATCGACGATGGATTGGACAACAATCGAATATTAATTATCCAAAAAGTTCATACCGATTCTACCCTGCTCCTTCAAAAGGAGTTTGGTGGTAATAACTTCAAAATTTATCCTACCAGCAAACAAACAGCCCTGCAAGTAAAGGACACTTATAAAGATACTTTGATGTACCGACTTAACGAAAATGATTTGGAGCCAGTACGAATTCTGCATACCGCCTTCGAGTATGAAAACAAATACTATGGCTTACATATTATTTCCTCCTTGGTTGAGGAAGATGATTTAATTGAAGATTCCTTTTGGAGTGTTGTTTGGTTGTTCGTAATTTTAGTGGGTAGCATTATTGTTATTAACAATGTTGTTCTGCGTAAAGTGTGGCATCCTTTTTACGATATTTTAAGCTATTTGAAGACATACCGCTTAGATGCACAAGCAAGCCCCATAAATATATCCACTAACACCAAAGAATTTATCGAATTACAAAAGGCCTCCAATGCGTTGATTCGTCATGCCACGGAAGCCTATACGTCACAAAAGCAATTTACCGAGAACGCTTCGCACGAGCTGCAAACACCACTGGCGATTATCATTAACAAATTAGAGCTATTATTAGAGTCTGAAGACTTAAAACATGCCGATGCCCAAGCCATTGCCAGTATCATTAAAATAGCTGATAGGTTAACGCAACTGAATAAGTCCTTATTGCTACTGGCAAAAATTGAAAACAAACAGTTTACCAACACAAAAGCGATTATTATAAATGAGCTGGGTCATCAGTATAAATCTAATTTTGAAGAATTTACTTATTACAAAGAAATTGACATAAACATTGAGGAAGTGGAACTGCTAAAGGTTAATATGGACCCAACGTTGGCCGAAATACTCATTTTAAACCTTACTAAAAATGCTGTTTTCCATAACGTAAAAGGTGGACAGATTAAAATGTATTTTACCAGGCAAGAATTCCGTATTTGCAACACCTCCAATGGCATCCCACTTTATGCCGAAAAGATATTCAAACGTTTTACAAAAGAAGCAAAAAAAACCGACAGTACAGGTATAGGATTGGCTTTGTGCAAAGCCATATGCGATTTTTACGATATGCACTTAAGTTATGAATTTAGCCAAAACGAACACTGCTTCAGTGTTAACTTTAAAAAAATAATGGAGCCACAATAA
- a CDS encoding PepSY-like domain-containing protein: protein MKAITIILSLIFITLVSCDKDANDPNEVVLTRAEIPADIKTYLSTHFASISVNKAVKETENGVVSYEIYLNGNIELEFDSNFNVTDIAAKTQLPNAVIPPAILSYVEKNYPSQFITKWELELAHQQIELNNGVELEFTMNGDFLRVDTD, encoded by the coding sequence ATGAAAGCAATAACAATTATTTTAAGCCTGATATTTATAACCCTGGTTTCCTGTGATAAGGACGCGAACGATCCTAACGAAGTAGTTTTAACAAGGGCTGAAATACCCGCCGACATAAAAACCTACCTTAGCACCCATTTTGCTTCCATCAGCGTAAATAAAGCGGTAAAAGAAACAGAAAATGGCGTGGTAAGCTATGAAATTTATTTAAACGGAAATATTGAACTGGAGTTCGACAGCAATTTTAACGTGACCGATATCGCTGCAAAGACACAACTACCTAACGCTGTTATCCCACCCGCTATATTAAGCTACGTTGAAAAAAACTATCCAAGCCAGTTTATTACCAAGTGGGAATTGGAGCTCGCTCATCAGCAGATTGAACTGAACAACGGTGTTGAACTGGAATTTACCATGAACGGCGACTTTTTACGGGTTGACACAGATTGA